A window of the Tessaracoccus sp. MC1865 genome harbors these coding sequences:
- a CDS encoding DeoR/GlpR family DNA-binding transcription regulator: MTVERAGRESEIMSRLSDDGALTVSSLAADLGVSEVTIRGDLRALEQQGMLVRTRGGARPTTLKSILQREQLNVETKTRIAAAAAAMIRDDDAVMIEAGTTCAMVVRNLSARRGVQVVTNSALVFNNARINANVNVILTGGVFRRESESFVGPLAERAIGEFNARIAFLGTDGFSPERGLTTRFVEGAQVASTMRDRAEETWLVADSTKFGQAGFVSFLPLRGITGIITDSGLPDGALEALQEHTQVCVV; this comes from the coding sequence GTGACCGTCGAACGCGCAGGCCGCGAGAGCGAGATCATGTCGCGCCTCAGCGATGACGGCGCGCTCACGGTGTCCTCTCTCGCGGCGGATCTGGGGGTGTCGGAAGTCACCATCCGAGGCGACCTCCGGGCGCTGGAGCAGCAGGGGATGCTCGTGCGCACACGCGGCGGCGCCAGGCCCACCACGCTCAAATCGATCCTCCAACGCGAACAACTCAACGTCGAGACCAAGACGCGCATCGCCGCGGCCGCGGCCGCCATGATCCGCGACGACGACGCCGTCATGATCGAGGCCGGCACCACGTGCGCCATGGTGGTGCGCAACCTCAGTGCCCGACGCGGCGTCCAGGTGGTCACCAACTCGGCGCTCGTCTTCAACAACGCGCGCATCAACGCCAACGTCAACGTCATCCTCACCGGGGGCGTCTTCCGTCGCGAGTCCGAGTCGTTCGTCGGCCCGCTCGCGGAACGGGCAATCGGAGAGTTCAACGCCCGCATCGCGTTCCTCGGCACCGACGGGTTCTCCCCGGAGCGCGGCCTCACCACCCGGTTCGTCGAGGGCGCACAGGTGGCCTCCACCATGCGCGACCGCGCCGAAGAGACCTGGCTCGTGGCCGATTCCACGAAGTTCGGCCAGGCCGGGTTCGTCAGTTTTCTGCCCCTGCGCGGCATCACCGGGATCATCACGGATTCCGGCCTGCCCGACGGGGCGTTGGAAGCGCTGCAAGAGCACACCCAGGTGTGCGTCGTCTAA
- a CDS encoding SDR family NAD(P)-dependent oxidoreductase: MTAKHVVVTGAAGGIGRWMVRDLVDEGFAVTAMDMSGERLDELASEFPSVSRVACDVTDSDQVADAVDRAVADRGEIFGLVNLAGTNKLQPLGQITDDDWRFIIDANLTSAFYLCRAVVPHMTAGDARIVNTSSIFGIRGADYDVHYSAAKAGVVGLTRALATELARSNITVNCVAPIVVLTERVKKMPEEHLAIQKARIPLGRFSSEQDVTGTVLFLLGERGAFYTGQTFSPNGGDTMP, translated from the coding sequence ATGACAGCCAAACATGTTGTCGTCACTGGTGCCGCAGGTGGCATCGGCCGATGGATGGTTCGTGACCTCGTGGACGAAGGCTTCGCCGTCACGGCCATGGACATGAGCGGTGAACGTCTCGACGAGCTGGCGTCGGAGTTCCCAAGCGTGTCCCGGGTTGCGTGCGATGTCACGGACAGCGACCAGGTGGCGGATGCCGTAGACCGAGCCGTAGCGGATCGGGGAGAGATATTCGGCCTCGTCAATCTTGCGGGCACGAACAAGCTGCAACCCCTGGGCCAGATCACCGATGACGACTGGCGGTTCATCATCGACGCCAACCTCACGTCGGCCTTCTACCTATGTCGGGCGGTGGTTCCCCATATGACGGCCGGCGATGCCAGGATCGTCAACACGTCGTCGATCTTCGGCATCCGCGGGGCCGACTATGACGTCCACTACTCCGCAGCGAAGGCGGGCGTGGTCGGCCTCACCCGTGCGCTTGCAACCGAATTGGCGCGGTCCAACATCACGGTCAACTGCGTAGCTCCGATCGTCGTACTGACCGAGCGCGTGAAGAAGATGCCGGAGGAACATCTGGCCATCCAGAAGGCGCGCATCCCTCTAGGACGCTTTTCGAGCGAACAGGACGTTACCGGGACGGTGCTGTTCCTCCTGGGAGAGCGCGGCGCCTTCTACACGGGCCAGACGTTCTCGCCCAACGGTGGGGACACCATGCCATGA
- the lpdA gene encoding dihydrolipoyl dehydrogenase, which produces MNEFDVIVLGGGPGGYIAAERLGHAKKKVLLVEADALGGTCLNVGCIPTKALLNAAKTYAHAKHGAKLGVNAGDISVDWPTMQKWKKQTVDTLVGGVGQAEKKAGVTVVKGHGTFDGPGKVTVDGTQYTGKHVILATGSVPVMPPIPGAKDNPKVVDSTGMLAIEEIPARLAVIGGGVIGLEFASLFAMLGSEVTVVEMLPEIVPFMDDELAAQLRKGLADVKFKLECKVTAIDGGTVKYVTLAGAEESVEADVVLMAVGRRPLVQGWGAENSGLEFSGKGIVVDDRMRTNLPNVWAVGDVTGRSLLAHAAYRMGEIAVANILDPEAHRRGEIMRWNTIPWAVYSAPEAAGIGLTEKQAAAAGYTVGKVTVPAYLSGRFVAEEGVKAPGACKLVYDADSLTVLGVHVLGSYASEMVWGASVVLETELSITDLRQVVFPHPTVSELIREAAWAAKI; this is translated from the coding sequence ATGAACGAATTCGACGTCATCGTGCTGGGCGGCGGCCCCGGCGGCTACATCGCCGCCGAGCGCCTCGGCCACGCGAAGAAGAAGGTCCTCCTGGTGGAGGCCGACGCGCTGGGCGGCACCTGCCTGAACGTGGGCTGCATCCCCACCAAGGCGCTCCTCAACGCGGCCAAGACCTACGCCCACGCCAAGCACGGCGCGAAGCTGGGCGTCAACGCCGGCGACATCTCGGTGGACTGGCCCACCATGCAGAAGTGGAAGAAGCAGACCGTCGACACCCTCGTGGGCGGCGTCGGTCAGGCCGAGAAGAAGGCCGGCGTCACCGTCGTCAAGGGCCACGGCACGTTCGACGGCCCGGGCAAGGTCACCGTCGACGGCACGCAGTACACCGGCAAGCACGTGATCCTCGCCACCGGCTCGGTCCCCGTCATGCCGCCCATCCCCGGCGCCAAGGACAACCCGAAGGTGGTGGACTCCACCGGCATGCTCGCCATCGAGGAGATCCCGGCGCGCCTCGCCGTCATCGGCGGCGGCGTGATCGGCCTCGAGTTCGCCAGCCTGTTCGCCATGCTGGGCTCCGAGGTCACCGTCGTGGAGATGCTGCCGGAGATCGTGCCGTTCATGGACGACGAGCTCGCCGCGCAGCTGCGCAAGGGCCTCGCCGACGTGAAGTTCAAGCTCGAATGCAAGGTCACCGCCATCGACGGCGGCACCGTCAAGTACGTGACGTTGGCCGGCGCGGAGGAATCCGTCGAGGCCGACGTCGTGCTGATGGCCGTTGGCAGGCGCCCCCTCGTGCAGGGCTGGGGCGCGGAGAACTCGGGCCTGGAGTTCTCCGGCAAGGGCATTGTCGTCGACGACCGGATGCGCACCAACCTGCCCAACGTGTGGGCCGTGGGTGACGTCACCGGCCGCTCGCTGCTGGCCCACGCGGCCTACCGCATGGGTGAGATCGCCGTCGCCAACATCCTCGACCCCGAGGCGCACCGCCGCGGCGAGATCATGCGCTGGAACACCATCCCGTGGGCCGTGTATTCGGCCCCTGAGGCGGCAGGCATCGGCCTCACCGAGAAGCAGGCCGCAGCGGCCGGCTACACGGTGGGCAAGGTAACGGTCCCGGCCTACCTGTCCGGCCGCTTCGTCGCCGAAGAGGGCGTCAAGGCACCCGGCGCCTGCAAGCTCGTCTACGACGCCGACAGCCTCACCGTGCTCGGCGTCCACGTGCTCGGCAGCTACGCCTCCGAAATGGTCTGGGGCGCCTCCGTCGTGCTCGAGACCGAACTCAGCATCACCGACCTGCGCCAGGTCGTCTTCCCCCACCCAACCGTCAGCGAACTGATCCGAGAAGCGGCTTGGGCCGCGAAGATCTGA
- a CDS encoding ABC transporter ATP-binding protein, producing the protein MMLELRNVDAYYGESQALHDVTLTVPSGSCTVLLGRNGAGKTTTLRTIIGELAARSGEIQWDGQNITGLASHQRSKRGLAYVASDSSIFAKLTVMQNLALAAGAHPAGDWNRDRVFEFFPKLKQLINRRAGVLSGGERQMLKLGMALLTQPKLILLDEPTQGVAPVVVDQMREWLTDLLQGGLAILLSEQNALFASRLGTDAYIIEKGGIVAHGSIAEMTDPIILDKYLGV; encoded by the coding sequence ATGATGCTCGAGTTGCGGAACGTAGACGCCTATTACGGTGAGAGCCAAGCTCTCCATGACGTCACCCTCACGGTCCCCAGCGGCAGTTGCACGGTGCTCCTTGGCCGAAACGGTGCCGGGAAGACCACTACGCTTCGTACGATCATCGGGGAACTGGCGGCCCGCTCGGGAGAGATCCAGTGGGATGGCCAGAACATCACAGGCCTGGCGTCGCACCAACGATCCAAGCGCGGCCTCGCCTACGTGGCCAGCGATTCGTCGATCTTCGCGAAGCTCACGGTCATGCAGAACCTGGCGCTCGCTGCCGGCGCGCATCCGGCCGGGGACTGGAATCGCGACCGCGTATTTGAGTTCTTCCCCAAGCTCAAGCAGCTGATCAACCGACGGGCGGGCGTCCTTTCGGGTGGGGAGCGGCAGATGCTCAAACTGGGCATGGCTCTGTTGACCCAACCGAAGCTCATCCTTCTGGACGAGCCGACGCAAGGGGTCGCGCCCGTCGTGGTCGACCAGATGCGCGAATGGTTGACGGACCTGTTGCAGGGGGGTCTCGCGATCCTCCTGTCTGAGCAGAACGCGTTGTTCGCGAGCAGGCTGGGCACTGATGCCTACATCATCGAAAAGGGAGGCATCGTGGCGCACGGCTCCATTGCCGAGATGACCGATCCGATCATCCTCGACAAGTACCTGGGGGTGTGA
- a CDS encoding ABC transporter ATP-binding protein has product MMLETPNGAPTADVALRVRGLAVSFQGFRAVDGVDLDVRRGSVHSVIGPNGAGKSTLFNLISGLIKPTDGSVVLEGQDLTGQKLHQIARRGMSRAFQITNIFPEFTVIESIDLAVNVAKKHSNRMIPYSTPEVRDRVDEVLEMTGLTGNRNAFAKNLSHGDQRALEIALALAADPTIILLDEPTAGMARSETDKIIDLIRDLVDRAGVTVLFCEHDVPTVFRVSDVVTVMHQGKVLVEGLPSEIAGNKQVREVYLGVDA; this is encoded by the coding sequence ATGATGCTTGAGACACCGAATGGCGCACCGACCGCCGACGTCGCCCTCCGAGTGCGTGGGCTGGCGGTCTCCTTCCAGGGGTTCCGCGCCGTGGACGGCGTAGACCTCGACGTGCGGAGGGGTTCCGTACATTCCGTCATCGGCCCCAATGGCGCGGGGAAGTCGACACTCTTCAACCTCATCAGCGGCCTCATCAAGCCGACTGACGGATCGGTGGTCTTGGAAGGCCAGGATCTGACCGGGCAGAAACTGCACCAGATCGCGCGGCGCGGTATGAGCCGGGCATTCCAGATCACGAACATTTTTCCGGAGTTCACGGTGATCGAGTCAATCGATCTGGCTGTGAACGTGGCGAAGAAACACTCGAACCGGATGATCCCGTACTCCACGCCGGAAGTCCGCGACCGGGTGGACGAGGTCCTCGAGATGACGGGACTGACGGGCAACCGAAATGCTTTTGCCAAGAACCTGTCACACGGGGACCAGCGAGCATTGGAGATCGCGCTGGCACTGGCAGCCGATCCCACCATCATCCTGCTGGACGAGCCGACGGCGGGAATGGCGAGAAGCGAGACGGACAAGATCATCGACCTGATCCGCGACCTGGTGGATCGGGCGGGCGTCACTGTCCTGTTCTGCGAACATGACGTCCCCACCGTCTTCCGAGTGAGCGACGTGGTGACTGTCATGCACCAGGGAAAGGTCCTCGTCGAGGGGCTCCCGAGCGAGATCGCCGGGAACAAGCAGGTCCGCGAAGTTTATCTGGGAGTTGATGCATGA
- a CDS encoding SDR family NAD(P)-dependent oxidoreductase — translation MIIVTGGAGSIGSVICRRLADRGFTLVVADANTSQAKMTAEGLGERHSFFGGDLTSEDTNAALVDHAVARGTLVGVVNGLGISPKHPDGKLEIGEISAEDFMRVMAVNALAPFLLSKLAFRRMPDDGSASIVNILSITTRMASGGLRTAQFPPLISSASHYGASKAALHNLQTTMAREFASRRVRVNGVAPGFIATDMTRTISDDERSRVLRQVPWGRAGRPEDVAAAVDFLMGPDAAYCTGAVLDVNGGWLPA, via the coding sequence GTGATCATCGTTACGGGAGGCGCTGGCAGCATCGGTTCGGTGATCTGCCGTCGACTTGCAGACCGCGGATTCACCCTAGTAGTTGCCGATGCCAACACGTCACAGGCCAAAATGACTGCTGAAGGGCTGGGGGAACGTCACAGTTTCTTCGGCGGCGACCTGACATCAGAGGATACCAACGCCGCCCTCGTGGACCATGCGGTCGCCCGAGGGACTTTGGTAGGTGTGGTCAACGGGTTGGGCATCTCGCCGAAGCATCCCGACGGAAAACTGGAGATCGGCGAGATCTCCGCCGAGGATTTCATGCGCGTGATGGCGGTGAATGCGTTGGCGCCGTTCCTGTTGAGCAAGCTGGCGTTCCGACGAATGCCGGATGACGGCTCTGCGTCCATCGTGAACATCCTCTCAATCACCACACGCATGGCCTCGGGGGGCCTTCGGACAGCCCAGTTTCCACCCCTGATCTCGTCCGCCTCCCACTACGGTGCATCGAAGGCGGCGCTGCACAATCTGCAGACCACGATGGCCCGCGAGTTCGCGTCGCGTCGCGTACGCGTCAACGGAGTGGCCCCGGGGTTCATCGCGACAGACATGACGCGCACGATCTCCGACGACGAGCGGTCGAGAGTTCTGCGACAGGTTCCCTGGGGACGTGCTGGACGCCCTGAGGACGTGGCCGCTGCGGTCGACTTCCTTATGGGGCCGGACGCTGCCTACTGCACCGGAGCGGTGCTCGACGTCAACGGAGGGTGGTTACCAGCATGA
- a CDS encoding branched-chain amino acid ABC transporter permease, producing the protein MLFTRKSPKRRSLPYSHLVIIGMTAVALLIAAPFFKANVVLLLQLAVVYMLFATATNLLLGWTGLLSFGQAVFFGTGAYTVAILGRDSELPFALVVLLGALVPGLLALLIGLGALRTRKFYFGLLTLAFTQLFFSLSRQFYDLTGGDTGLFGGMVPKWLADPGTAFTVTVITVALCLGILWVISFSPYGQTLRAIKDNAQRARALGISVYRQELLAFTISGLFSGIAGVLFTIGQQAAYPTLLDWQTAGLPLFMALIGGMNSFIGPAIGAAVFLVGRQLLVTYTDHWQLFFGSIILLFVLFAPGGLAGLWGDLTARRTSKDKVAAHGDADDAEGAIKTEAQVK; encoded by the coding sequence ATGCTCTTCACAAGAAAATCTCCCAAGCGCCGCAGCTTGCCCTACTCCCACCTCGTCATCATTGGCATGACGGCCGTAGCGCTCCTGATTGCCGCGCCGTTCTTCAAGGCGAACGTCGTGCTTCTGCTGCAGCTCGCAGTGGTGTACATGCTCTTCGCCACCGCAACCAACCTGCTGCTGGGATGGACAGGCTTGCTGTCGTTCGGCCAAGCCGTCTTCTTCGGCACAGGGGCCTACACCGTCGCGATCCTGGGTAGGGACAGTGAGCTGCCATTCGCCCTGGTGGTCCTGCTCGGAGCGTTAGTGCCCGGCCTGTTGGCCTTACTGATTGGTCTAGGCGCCCTCCGCACCCGGAAGTTCTACTTCGGGCTCCTCACCCTCGCCTTCACACAGCTCTTCTTCTCTTTGTCTCGTCAGTTCTATGACTTGACGGGCGGAGACACCGGGCTGTTCGGCGGCATGGTCCCGAAGTGGCTGGCCGACCCTGGGACCGCCTTCACGGTGACTGTCATCACCGTGGCGCTCTGTCTGGGCATCTTGTGGGTCATCTCCTTCTCGCCCTATGGACAGACGCTCCGCGCCATCAAGGACAACGCGCAGCGAGCGCGGGCACTTGGTATCTCGGTGTATCGGCAGGAGTTGCTCGCGTTCACGATCTCGGGGCTGTTCTCGGGTATCGCGGGAGTGCTGTTCACGATCGGTCAGCAGGCTGCCTATCCGACCCTCCTCGACTGGCAGACGGCGGGCCTGCCGCTGTTCATGGCGCTGATCGGCGGCATGAACTCCTTCATAGGCCCCGCGATCGGCGCAGCCGTGTTCCTTGTGGGTCGCCAACTGCTCGTCACCTACACCGATCACTGGCAGCTCTTCTTCGGTTCGATCATTCTGCTCTTCGTGCTCTTTGCACCTGGCGGTTTGGCGGGCCTCTGGGGTGACCTGACGGCCCGTCGTACGAGCAAGGACAAAGTTGCGGCTCACGGCGACGCTGATGACGCCGAGGGCGCTATCAAGACGGAAGCACAGGTGAAATGA
- a CDS encoding branched-chain amino acid ABC transporter permease, translating to MSDIVLSLFTGISTASLLFLVGAGMSLIFGAMRVINLAHGSFYMLGAYGIYEISTRLGVPVVVAIPLAAGAVYLLAMLVEWAIMRRTYGKEHLLQLLATYALVLIFADLALLIWGTTARSVTPPVSGSWSFFGVQLPAYRSLVILTAVVVGVVLWALLTKTRLGWMIRAGSENPSTLQAIGYNVPLLNTLIFGLGGALAGLGGAIYAPTGAVAPGLDNAILIEAFVVAVVGGLGSIYGAAVIALLIGLLEGIVLLFAPDLSSSLVYIIMIVALGVRPWGLFGTPER from the coding sequence ATGTCAGATATTGTGCTCAGCCTGTTCACCGGTATCAGCACCGCCTCTCTGCTCTTCCTGGTGGGCGCAGGGATGTCCCTCATCTTCGGGGCCATGCGCGTCATTAACCTCGCCCACGGCAGTTTCTACATGCTTGGTGCGTACGGGATCTACGAGATCTCGACCCGTCTCGGGGTCCCCGTGGTCGTTGCGATCCCGCTGGCCGCCGGTGCCGTCTACCTGCTCGCCATGCTCGTCGAGTGGGCGATCATGCGGCGAACCTACGGCAAGGAGCACCTCCTTCAGCTGCTGGCGACGTATGCACTGGTGCTGATCTTCGCGGACCTGGCACTCCTGATCTGGGGCACCACAGCTCGCTCGGTGACACCGCCAGTGAGTGGGAGTTGGAGCTTCTTCGGCGTCCAACTCCCGGCCTACCGGTCCCTCGTGATCCTCACCGCTGTGGTGGTCGGCGTGGTGCTGTGGGCCCTCCTCACAAAGACCCGGCTCGGATGGATGATCCGTGCTGGCAGTGAGAACCCTTCGACGCTTCAGGCGATCGGCTACAACGTTCCCCTTCTCAACACTCTCATCTTCGGCCTCGGCGGGGCACTGGCGGGGCTGGGCGGCGCCATCTATGCGCCAACCGGCGCCGTGGCCCCCGGCTTGGACAATGCGATCCTCATCGAGGCGTTCGTTGTAGCGGTCGTGGGCGGGTTGGGCTCGATCTACGGCGCCGCTGTCATCGCGCTTCTCATCGGCCTTCTTGAAGGCATCGTACTTCTCTTCGCCCCCGACCTTTCCTCAAGCCTCGTGTACATCATCATGATCGTGGCGCTCGGGGTTCGGCCCTGGGGCCTATTCGGAACTCCGGAGCGGTGA
- a CDS encoding dihydrolipoamide acetyltransferase family protein: protein MATVVVMPQLGNSVESCLIISWQVKVGDEVAVDGVLCEVETDKASMEVPSTEAGTVLAILWDEGDDVPVKEPLVVVGAAGEDPQPALDAAGWKGKDGEAEEAESAAAPVEAPADEPATSAPASSDQPQAAGSGNAGTSPRARNLASSSNIDINAVPQGSGPGGRVIERDVQAVLAAGGTTLAAARAGALPGQGTGLGGRVATADLGKETAAEAPQAAPFLTSGAREYPGPSTATPVKGIRKVIAERMMHSLASSAQLTYTSTAKAAGLLSLRKKLKGSPEELGLNKVTIGDLVGFAAVKAAAKNTNHNGHLEDGVFTTYQNVHLGMAVDTPRGLLVPTVRNASQMSLREFSTTSKDLAFQAIDGKINPDLLAGATFTVSNLGGFGIESFTPLLNVPQVAILGVDAIFPRAVINDDGTVGAEQRIGFSLTADHRVIDGADAARFLQDLVRYIENIDITVLG from the coding sequence ATGGCAACCGTTGTAGTCATGCCGCAACTCGGCAACAGCGTCGAGTCGTGCTTGATCATTTCCTGGCAGGTCAAGGTCGGCGACGAGGTCGCTGTCGACGGCGTGCTGTGTGAGGTCGAGACAGACAAGGCCTCCATGGAGGTACCGTCCACCGAGGCCGGCACCGTCCTGGCCATCCTCTGGGACGAGGGCGACGACGTCCCCGTCAAGGAGCCGCTGGTGGTCGTCGGCGCGGCGGGGGAAGACCCCCAGCCCGCGCTCGACGCCGCCGGCTGGAAGGGCAAGGACGGCGAAGCTGAGGAAGCTGAGTCGGCTGCTGCGCCTGTCGAGGCGCCTGCGGATGAACCTGCCACGTCGGCTCCCGCGTCCTCCGACCAGCCGCAGGCGGCTGGCTCAGGAAACGCCGGGACGAGCCCCCGGGCTCGCAACCTCGCCAGTTCCAGCAACATCGACATCAACGCCGTCCCGCAGGGCTCCGGCCCCGGCGGCCGCGTGATCGAGCGCGACGTGCAGGCCGTCCTCGCGGCCGGCGGCACCACGCTCGCCGCAGCCCGCGCGGGTGCGCTCCCCGGCCAGGGCACCGGCCTCGGCGGCCGCGTCGCCACCGCGGACCTCGGCAAGGAAACTGCGGCAGAAGCCCCGCAGGCCGCGCCGTTCCTCACGTCCGGCGCCCGCGAGTACCCCGGCCCCTCCACCGCCACCCCGGTGAAGGGCATCCGCAAGGTCATCGCCGAGCGCATGATGCACTCGCTGGCCAGCTCCGCACAGCTCACCTACACGTCGACGGCGAAGGCCGCCGGCCTGCTGTCCCTGCGCAAGAAGCTCAAGGGCTCGCCCGAGGAACTGGGCCTCAACAAGGTCACCATCGGCGACCTCGTCGGCTTCGCCGCCGTCAAGGCCGCGGCCAAGAACACCAACCACAACGGCCACCTCGAGGACGGCGTCTTCACCACGTATCAGAACGTGCACCTGGGCATGGCGGTGGACACCCCGCGCGGCCTCCTCGTGCCCACGGTGCGCAACGCGTCGCAGATGAGCCTGCGCGAGTTCTCCACCACCAGCAAGGACCTCGCGTTCCAGGCCATCGACGGCAAGATCAACCCCGATCTGCTCGCCGGCGCCACGTTCACGGTCTCCAACCTGGGCGGCTTCGGCATCGAGAGCTTCACCCCGCTGCTGAACGTCCCGCAGGTGGCCATCCTGGGCGTCGACGCCATCTTCCCCAGGGCCGTCATCAATGACGACGGCACCGTCGGGGCGGAACAGCGCATCGGCTTCTCGCTCACCGCGGACCACCGCGTGATCGACGGCGCCGACGCGGCCCGCTTCCTGCAGGACCTCGTGCGCTACATCGAAAACATCGACATCACGGTCCTGGGCTGA
- a CDS encoding NAD(P)-binding domain-containing protein produces MICMIGLGAMGAGIASRWVAVGRQVVGLERDERRAAAWQEESGATAWVDFDSVPWNDIHTVAIAVRLGEHVRAALEELTRHIAGRNISVFVFSTLGIQEAPAGGAVVPSGWALHEVPVSGGPQACVDGTLTVLHAGPALEPEDEALLADISNRVYFCEEYGQPATYKLLNNCIGAFNAATLVNMLDLARSQGVSLPTLLDIVGESSGQSWMSDNFTNFHYELLLKDVGLLKEGGAQLPPSDLGDLASLSHRIEVARTWVREGRS; encoded by the coding sequence ATGATTTGCATGATCGGACTAGGGGCCATGGGGGCGGGGATCGCGTCCCGTTGGGTCGCGGTCGGGCGACAGGTCGTCGGCCTGGAGAGGGACGAACGCCGGGCAGCCGCATGGCAGGAGGAGAGCGGGGCAACCGCATGGGTCGATTTCGACTCTGTCCCGTGGAATGACATCCACACGGTCGCCATCGCGGTCCGGCTCGGCGAGCACGTTCGTGCGGCGCTGGAGGAACTGACTCGTCACATCGCCGGCCGAAACATCTCGGTTTTCGTCTTCTCGACGCTCGGCATTCAGGAGGCTCCTGCCGGTGGCGCAGTCGTACCTTCCGGATGGGCGCTGCATGAGGTACCTGTTTCGGGAGGTCCACAGGCCTGCGTTGACGGGACACTCACGGTGCTCCACGCCGGACCGGCGCTGGAGCCCGAGGACGAAGCGCTGCTTGCGGACATCTCGAACCGCGTTTACTTCTGTGAAGAATACGGCCAGCCAGCCACGTACAAGCTTCTGAACAACTGCATCGGCGCGTTCAACGCGGCGACCTTGGTGAACATGCTGGACCTGGCCCGCAGCCAGGGCGTGTCGTTGCCGACTCTGCTGGACATCGTCGGGGAGTCGTCAGGACAGAGTTGGATGAGCGACAACTTCACGAACTTCCACTATGAGCTTTTGTTGAAGGACGTGGGCCTTCTGAAGGAGGGCGGAGCACAACTTCCTCCATCCGATCTCGGAGACCTCGCGTCGCTGAGCCACCGGATTGAAGTCGCACGCACTTGGGTGAGAGAAGGGCGGTCCTGA
- a CDS encoding SDR family NAD(P)-dependent oxidoreductase — protein MVSSWHSRRVVVTGAARGVGKAIADRLEHRGAHVLRGDMSAVTDDSGGTVVEVDVTDPASVRQLFQSASDQFGRVDAVINCAGILGPVAPSEDYPLEHFDRVVGVNLRGAFIVSQVAIPLLLAGHAPRLVHIASIAGKEGNPQMAAYSASKAGVIGLVKALAKEYAATGLLVNALAPASIETPMIAEMSEARRNVQRSLVPMGRFGTTDDAANVLEFMASEECSFTTGFVFDLSGGRADY, from the coding sequence ATGGTGTCTTCGTGGCACAGCCGGCGCGTGGTCGTCACAGGAGCGGCGAGAGGAGTTGGCAAGGCCATAGCTGACCGCCTCGAGCATCGGGGGGCTCATGTCCTTCGAGGCGACATGTCCGCCGTGACGGATGACTCTGGGGGCACGGTCGTTGAGGTCGACGTCACTGATCCCGCCTCGGTCCGCCAACTGTTCCAGAGTGCCTCAGACCAATTTGGGCGTGTCGACGCAGTGATCAACTGCGCGGGCATTCTGGGCCCGGTCGCACCGAGCGAGGACTACCCGTTGGAACACTTCGACAGGGTGGTGGGCGTCAACCTGCGCGGTGCCTTCATTGTCTCGCAGGTTGCGATTCCGCTCCTCCTAGCGGGTCATGCTCCGCGGTTGGTCCACATCGCCTCCATCGCGGGCAAGGAAGGCAATCCCCAGATGGCTGCCTACAGCGCAAGCAAGGCCGGGGTCATCGGTCTGGTGAAGGCGCTGGCAAAGGAGTATGCGGCCACTGGGTTGCTGGTGAATGCTTTGGCTCCTGCTTCGATAGAGACGCCGATGATCGCGGAGATGTCCGAAGCTCGTCGCAATGTGCAACGGTCTCTCGTCCCCATGGGGCGTTTCGGCACCACCGATGATGCGGCCAACGTCCTCGAGTTCATGGCGTCTGAGGAGTGTTCCTTCACCACCGGCTTTGTCTTTGATCTGTCAGGCGGACGCGCCGACTACTGA